The Cystobacter fuscus DSM 2262 DNA segment CCGGGCGAAGTCCACCGTCTGCTCGAGCACCCGCTCCATCACGCCCACGTAGGCGGCGAACAGGCACGCTCGCTCCCACTGCATGGAGCGCTTGAAGAGGGGAGCGCCGTGACCCTCGGCACCCAGCCGAGCGGAGGCGGGCACCCGGCAGCCCTCCAGATAGATGGGGGAGGTGGGCGAGGTGGACAGCCCCATCTTCTCGAAGGGCCTTCCCACCGAGAGGCCCGGCGTGCCTCTCTCGAGGAGGAAGGCGCTCAAGCCCATGTAGCCGTGCGCGGGGTTGGTGACGGCGTAGACCAGGAACACGTCGGCGGACGGGCCGTTGGTGACGTAGCTCTTGCCCCCATCGAGCACGTAGCTGTCGCCCTCGCGCACCGCGCGCGTCTTGAGGGCGAAGACATCGGAGCCGGCCTCTGGTTCGGAGATGGCGTTGGCGCCCACCCACTCCCCCGAACACAGCCGTGGGAGGTAGCGGGCCTTCTGCTCCTCGTCCCCACTCTCCAGGATGGGGAGCACGCACGCGAAGAGGTGGGCTCCCACGGAGAAGACCAGGCCCGTGTCGGCGCAGCCACGCCCCAGCGCCTCCATCACTCGCGCGGTCGTCAGCGTGTCCAGCCCTAGTCCTCCGTGGCGCTCGGGCACGGGCAGGCCCAGGAAGCCGAATTCACCACACCGTTGCCACAATTCTCGCGGGAGCCCCTGCTCGGTGCGTGTTTCCTCGGGCAGCTTCGCCCGGGAAAAGGCCACTGCTCGCTCGTACAACTCCACCTGCTCGCTCGTCCAACTGAAGTCCATGCGTTCCTTGACGCGCCGGTGGACCTCCGGGACGAAGGACTGCGCGCTCCGGAAGCCTGGCGCCTGCGTGCGGTCTGGGCCGCGAGGCTGCGTACCGAGACCTCTCTGGATGTCCCCGGACTCTCTCCCTCTCTGGCGCGAACCGTCAAGGATCATGGTGGACGTGGGGCGAGCGTCACGATAGGCAATCTTTCAGATGGAGAAGATGGATGTGCCGGAATGTGAGTCCTTCCGGTTGGCTGGTTTGGGGCCGTAGGAAAGACGGGCAAAGTCCTTGACGCTCCAAGTCACCGTACCCTAGGGTAGCGGGAGATTGTTGAATTCCGAGCGGATTGGGTGGGGCTAGAAAAGCGCGGATTTTATGCAGCATGAGTCGATAGCCATTGTTGGAATTGGGCTCCGAATGCCTGGGGCGGAGTGTTCGCGTTCGCTGTGGAAGCTGCTATGCAATGGAATTGACGCGACCCGGGAGATCCCCTCTGAACGCTGGGAGCTGGGGTCGCTCCATGATCCGGCTCCTGACCGCCCGGGGAAGATCCGCAACCGCCACGCTGGATTGATCGAGGGCGTGGAGACGGCGGATCCCAATGCCTTCCGTCTGTCCAAGCGAGAGCTGCGGAGCATGGATCCCCAGCACCGTGTGCTGTTCGAGAGCGCATGGCACGCGCTGGAGGATGCTG contains these protein-coding regions:
- a CDS encoding acyl-CoA dehydrogenase family protein, with translation MDFSWTSEQVELYERAVAFSRAKLPEETRTEQGLPRELWQRCGEFGFLGLPVPERHGGLGLDTLTTARVMEALGRGCADTGLVFSVGAHLFACVLPILESGDEEQKARYLPRLCSGEWVGANAISEPEAGSDVFALKTRAVREGDSYVLDGGKSYVTNGPSADVFLVYAVTNPAHGYMGLSAFLLERGTPGLSVGRPFEKMGLSTSPTSPIYLEGCRVPASARLGAEGHGAPLFKRSMQWERACLFAAYVGVMERVLEQTVDFARQRKQFKRPIGKNQAVSHRLADMKQRLEASRLLLYQACWRMDRGEEAVMEVSLAKLAISEAAVQCGLDAIQIHGGMGYMTETGIERVLRDAIPSTIFSGTSEIQRDIIASHLGL